Proteins encoded in a region of the Lycorma delicatula isolate Av1 chromosome 6, ASM4794821v1, whole genome shotgun sequence genome:
- the LOC142326574 gene encoding radial spoke head 1 homolog: MSETAPGEAPGEDAGEGAKDTLGQYEGGRNSDNQRHGLGFAILPNGDMYDGMYRNGKRHGVGLYVFRNGARYKGDYRLGFKHGTGLFIYPDGSRYNGEWKKDKKNGYGIYEYPNGDVYKGSWYKGLRDGLGVYYFKSTATEYSGTWVKGKMHGPAEVIYPTFRYHGNWKNGLPLGKGTHTFGTITMQLGTYINIKDPLLQEEEKKEVTAPESEQPTEGQPDAEEKEKTEPLPKGIIPIWKPKEYIAYSTHRLPREPVPPERLPSPLSIEDKQLLSEDDEESLSMVILEGDEDFYKDEDITEILYYFLDMETRRELEYIFEAVSCDYDPFLGTDILGSDTALKKSPSQKLREIICGPGTDATFTDEEEEEEEEGEGEFAEMMNVSPEDFPG; this comes from the exons ATGTCTGAAACTGCACCTGGAGAAGCCCCTGGTGAGGATGCTGGTGAAGGAGCTAAAGATACTTTAGgg cAATATGAAGGCGGAAGGAACTCTGATAATCAGAGACACGGTTTAGGGTTTGCAATATTGCCAAATGGTGATATGTATGATGGAATGTATAGAAACGGTAAAAGACACGGTGTTGGCTTATATGTGTTTCGTAATGGTGCTCGATATAAAGGAGATTACAGACTTGGATTTAAACATGGaacaggattatttatttatccagaTGGTTCACGATATaatg gtgaatggaaaaaagataaaaagaatggCTACGGGATTTATGAATATCCAAATGGAGATGTTTATAAAGGTTCTTGGTATAAAGGTTTACGCGATGGCCttggtgtttattattttaaaagtacagcTACTGAGTACTCTGGAACATGGGTAAAAGGTAAAATGCACGGACCAGCCGAAGTCATATACCCTACTTTTCGTTATCATGGAAACTGGAAAAATGGTTTG ccATTAGGTAAAGGAACACATACATTTGGGACAATAACAATGCAGCTTGGtacttacattaatattaaagatCCTCTTCTCCAAGAAGAGGAGAAAAAAGAAGTAACAGCACCTGAATCAGAACAACCAACAGAAGGACAACCAGATGCAGAAGAGAAAGAAAAGACTGAACCTCTTCCAAAAGGAATAATACCCATTTGGAAACCAAAAGAGTATATTGCTTATTCAACCCACAGATTGCCAAGGGAACCTGTTCCACCTGAGCGCTTACCATCACCTTTATCAATTGAAGATAAGCAGTTATTGTCTGAAGATGATGAAGAATCATTATCTATGGTTATACTTGAAGGTGATGAAGATTTTTATAAGGATGAAGATATAActgaaattctttattattttttggacatGGAAACAAGAAGAGAGTTGGAGTATATTTTTGAAGCAGTGAGTTGCGATTATGATCCATTCCTAGGTACTGACATTTTGGGCTCTGATACTGCATTGAAAAAATCACCTTCACAAAAACTAAGAGAGATAATTTGTGGTCCTGGAACAGATG CTACATTcactgatgaagaagaagaagaagaagaagaaggtgaaGGAGAGTTTGCTGAAATGATGAATGTTTCACCTGAAGATTTTCCTggatag